Below is a window of Chryseobacterium arthrosphaerae DNA.
CAATGTCTCGTAAAACTTCACAATACCACGAAGGTCACAAAAGCTTTTATTTGAAACACATCAGTCCACTTCAGTAAGTTGATAAGATGCCGGATAAAAGCTTACATAAAGATGAAACTCAAAGATTTTCAAAAACTTAGGTGCTTATTAAACATGAAATTTGCCTTTTAAAAAAAATATGGGTCTGAAACTTTTGTGCCTTTTGTGGTTAAAATCATTAATATAAAAGTTTAGATAGCTGCAAAAATTATAGACAGAATTCTTGATGGAAATATGATATTAATAGAATATTTTCTGTAATTGTTATTTAGAATTAATAAAAATAAATACCTTTGCAGCAAAAATAAACTATGAAGAAGCTACTGTGCTCAATTTCCTTATTACCGGGAATATTCGTTTGGGCACAACAAGAAAAGGACTCATCCGTTCAGTCAAAGCATATTGAAGAAGTCATTGTTTCCGGGGTTAAAAAATATGCAGAAAAAAAATCGGACTACATTGCAAAAATGCCCCTTAAGAACCTGGAAAATCCACAGGTCTATACTGTTCTTCCCAAAGAACTGATGCAGCAGCAGGTAGCAACGGATCTGCAAAGCTCACTGAATTTGCTTCCCGGAGTAAATAACGTATCCGTAAGCGTTGGGAGTGGAGGAGTTGGATTGGGGCTTACCATGCGTGGCTTCAGTTCCAATGCTTCGGCAGGAGCGCTTCGGAACGGTATGGCGACCAATTTTGTTTCCTTATCCGATCCTGTTAATCTTGAAGCGATTGAAGTGATCAAAGGACCTTCCGGAACATTATTCGGTTCTGCTTTATTAGTAGGATACGGAGGTTTTGTTAACAGAGTGACCAAAAAGCCGTTGCATCAGTTTAAAGGCGAGATAGGATACACCGCAGGAAGCTGGAGCAGTAACAGGCTTACAATGGACGTAAGTACACCGCTCAATAAAAATAAAACATTCCTGGCCCGTATAAATGCAGCTTATAGTAATGAGGGGAGTTTCCAGGATTTTGGAAAATCGGAATCAGTGGCTATTGCCCCTTCATTCTCTTTTAAAATCAATGACCGTCTGGATATTAATCTTGATTTTGAATATTTTGATATCAGCAGAAATACGACTTATATGGGGCTGATCACCGGAAAAAATATTGTCTTTAAAGATAAAAGTATTAACGATTTTAACCTGGATAAAAAAATCTCTTATGCGAGTGATGAAATTCAGAGTAAAGCTAAAATATTCAATACTTTTGCTACGGCAAATTATAGGATTTCCAATAACTGGACTTCCCAAACCAGCTTCTCGTCTGCAAAAACAGAAAATGATGCCAATTATCTTTTCCTGAATCTATCCGATAAAGGAACAATAAGAAGAGATTATTACCATATTCCGAGTACATTCAACCTGACGGAGATCCAGCAGAATTTTATCGGTCATTTTAATATTACTGAAAGAATTAAAAATAAAATCCTGGTCGGTTTCGATTATACAACCACAAAAACTACGGATAAAAGAGGCGTAATATCTGATATTGATCAAAAGATTTATAAAAATAAATTGGGTAATCTTGACCAATTTGTGCCTGTTATTTTTAATGATGATAAAGCTGCCTATATTTCACAGGCTGCCTATCAGGAAGTTCTGGCACAGACCGATTATAGAGGGT
It encodes the following:
- a CDS encoding TonB-dependent siderophore receptor → MKKLLCSISLLPGIFVWAQQEKDSSVQSKHIEEVIVSGVKKYAEKKSDYIAKMPLKNLENPQVYTVLPKELMQQQVATDLQSSLNLLPGVNNVSVSVGSGGVGLGLTMRGFSSNASAGALRNGMATNFVSLSDPVNLEAIEVIKGPSGTLFGSALLVGYGGFVNRVTKKPLHQFKGEIGYTAGSWSSNRLTMDVSTPLNKNKTFLARINAAYSNEGSFQDFGKSESVAIAPSFSFKINDRLDINLDFEYFDISRNTTYMGLITGKNIVFKDKSINDFNLDKKISYASDEIQSKAKIFNTFATANYRISNNWTSQTSFSSAKTENDANYLFLNLSDKGTIRRDYYHIPSTFNLTEIQQNFIGHFNITERIKNKILVGFDYTTTKTTDKRGVISDIDQKIYKNKLGNLDQFVPVIFNDDKAAYISQAAYQEVLAQTDYRGYKRDYRNFSIYVSDVISFSDRLFAMASLRYDHFNSVSDKDIQTSWSPKLGLVYQIVKDKVSLFGNYMNGFKNIAPGSSLGEIRTYKPEQANQWEGGVKYELLGGKLSGTVSYYDIQVKNKVRRAPTEKDPTLTIQDGTQRSRGIEMDLITSPFHGLNVILGYGYNDSVYEKAAADVEGRRPAGQARHAGNFWLSYTMPSGKFSGFGIGAGGNAQSKFYLVDSSDVISKGYAKFDASVFYDHSSYRIALKLNNFTNQKYYLGDSWTYVQNPRQVLLSLHYKF